A single Symbiobacterium thermophilum IAM 14863 DNA region contains:
- the pepF gene encoding oligoendopeptidase F, with protein sequence MTRRLTRAEVPVEQTWRLSDLFPTQADWERELEAIAADASRVTQYRGRLGEGASVLLSCLTEYERLRERLTRAGAYASLRFSEDGSNPKNQAVRAKGQALMAQMGAAFAFLQSELLALPEGTVERYLAEEPGLAPFRRWLEQVLAMRPHTLHPETESALAALIEVTGAPYVIYNQVKAGDMRFDPIEVDGESVPVSFATYEERLERSADVETRRAAFRSFSAGLRRYQHTLAAAFAAEVKKNVVLARLRGYESATHMLLHPQEVSIDVYHNILDVIQAELAPHMRRYARLRRRVLGLDRLLYCDIEAPLDPGYNPGVTFAEGAQIILDGLAVLGDEYIDIVRTALTDRWIDWCDNVGKSTGAFCSSPYGAHPYILISWADTMRNVLVLAHELGHACHLTLAQRNQSVLNFRPSTFFIEAPSTINELLVGQHIMRGTADPRMRRWVIMQLLATYHHNFVRHLLEGELQRRIYALAEAGTPITAVTLSETKGRILEEFWGGEVEIDDDARLTWMRQPHYYMGLYPYTYSAGLTVGTAVAQAIRDEGQPAVERWLRVLKAGGTRKPLELAQMAGVDLSTPEPIRAAVAFVGSLVDELEQSF encoded by the coding sequence GTGACGCGGAGACTGACACGGGCCGAGGTTCCGGTGGAGCAGACCTGGCGTCTGAGCGATCTTTTCCCCACGCAGGCCGACTGGGAGCGGGAGTTGGAGGCCATCGCCGCCGACGCGTCCCGGGTCACCCAGTACCGGGGCCGGCTGGGCGAGGGCGCATCCGTGCTGCTCAGCTGCCTGACGGAGTACGAGCGGCTGCGGGAGCGGCTGACTCGGGCCGGCGCCTACGCCAGCCTGCGGTTCTCCGAAGATGGGTCCAACCCGAAGAACCAGGCGGTGCGCGCCAAAGGGCAGGCTCTGATGGCGCAGATGGGCGCGGCTTTCGCTTTCCTGCAGTCGGAGCTCCTGGCCCTGCCCGAGGGCACGGTGGAGCGATACCTGGCCGAGGAGCCCGGCCTCGCGCCATTCCGGCGCTGGCTGGAGCAGGTCCTGGCCATGCGGCCCCATACCCTGCACCCGGAGACCGAATCGGCGCTCGCCGCCCTGATCGAGGTCACCGGCGCGCCGTACGTCATCTACAACCAGGTCAAGGCCGGCGATATGCGCTTCGACCCTATTGAAGTGGACGGCGAGTCGGTGCCGGTATCCTTCGCCACATACGAGGAACGGCTGGAGCGCTCGGCCGACGTCGAGACCCGGCGGGCCGCTTTCCGCAGCTTCTCCGCCGGGCTGCGCCGGTACCAGCACACCCTGGCCGCGGCGTTCGCCGCAGAGGTGAAGAAGAACGTGGTCCTGGCGCGGCTCAGGGGCTACGAGTCGGCGACCCACATGCTGCTGCACCCGCAGGAGGTCAGCATCGACGTCTACCACAACATCCTGGACGTCATCCAGGCCGAGCTGGCCCCGCACATGCGGCGGTACGCCCGGCTGCGCAGGCGGGTGTTGGGGCTGGACCGGCTGCTGTACTGCGACATCGAGGCGCCGCTGGATCCCGGGTACAACCCGGGCGTTACCTTCGCCGAGGGCGCGCAGATCATCCTCGACGGGCTGGCTGTGCTCGGTGACGAGTACATCGACATCGTCCGCACCGCGCTGACGGACCGCTGGATCGACTGGTGCGACAACGTCGGGAAGTCCACCGGCGCGTTCTGTTCGTCCCCGTATGGCGCCCACCCGTACATCCTGATCTCCTGGGCCGATACCATGCGCAACGTCCTGGTGCTGGCGCATGAGCTGGGGCACGCCTGCCACCTGACGCTGGCCCAGCGGAACCAGTCGGTATTGAACTTCCGCCCGTCGACGTTCTTCATCGAAGCGCCGTCGACGATCAACGAGCTGCTGGTCGGGCAGCATATCATGCGCGGCACGGCCGACCCCCGCATGCGCCGGTGGGTGATCATGCAGCTGCTGGCCACGTACCATCACAACTTCGTGCGCCATCTGCTGGAGGGCGAGCTGCAGCGGCGGATCTACGCCCTGGCCGAGGCCGGTACGCCCATCACGGCCGTTACCCTGTCGGAGACGAAGGGCCGGATCCTGGAGGAGTTCTGGGGCGGCGAGGTCGAGATCGACGACGATGCCAGGCTGACCTGGATGCGTCAGCCCCATTACTACATGGGGCTGTACCCGTACACGTACTCGGCTGGCCTGACCGTCGGGACCGCGGTCGCGCAGGCCATCCGTGACGAGGGGCAGCCGGCGGTGGAGCGCTGGCTCCGCGTGCTGAAGGCCGGCGGCACGCGGAAGCCGCTGGAGCTGGCGCAGATGGCGGGCGTCGACCTCTCCACTCCGGAGCCGATTCGTGCCGCGGTCGCGTTTGTCGGATCGCTGGTGGACGAACTGGAGCAGAGTTTTTAG
- a CDS encoding LppM family (lipo)protein yields MRRLSALTLVLLLAAAALAGCVRLELNLRVNPDGTGEKEIIAAIDREFLAVAAAMRARDPLARLEAELREDPKATVTRYQLGDMVGFRAVAPFRNELILNDETWKGHFLIRDRIFWRDYTLDLETLLDMAELDAVAASFDSPVDFRVSVELPARIGETNGELDPSGRKVTWTLIPGRRDHLVLTARQYLYGRIAAAGAAALAAAVGLAFGIRRGQRRRRPVGGIGQAKT; encoded by the coding sequence TTGCGGAGGCTGTCGGCTCTAACCCTGGTGCTCCTCCTGGCCGCGGCCGCCCTGGCGGGCTGTGTGCGCCTGGAACTGAACCTGCGGGTGAACCCGGACGGCACGGGCGAGAAGGAGATCATCGCCGCCATCGACCGGGAGTTCCTGGCGGTGGCGGCAGCCATGCGCGCCAGGGACCCGCTGGCCCGGTTGGAGGCGGAGCTCCGGGAGGATCCGAAGGCGACGGTAACCCGCTACCAGCTGGGGGACATGGTCGGTTTCAGGGCGGTGGCGCCGTTCCGGAATGAGTTGATCCTGAATGACGAGACCTGGAAGGGCCACTTCCTGATCCGAGACCGCATCTTCTGGCGCGACTACACACTGGATCTGGAGACGCTCCTGGACATGGCGGAACTGGACGCGGTGGCGGCCTCCTTCGACTCGCCCGTGGACTTTCGCGTGTCCGTAGAGCTCCCGGCCCGCATCGGGGAGACCAACGGCGAACTGGACCCCTCGGGCCGCAAGGTGACGTGGACGCTGATCCCCGGCCGCCGCGACCATCTGGTGCTCACGGCGCGCCAGTACCTGTACGGGCGCATCGCCGCAGCGGGGGCCGCAGCCCTGGCCGCGGCCGTCGGCCTGGCTTTCGGCATCCGGCGGGGGCAGCGCCGCCGGCGGCCGGTCGGCGGGATCGGACAGGCTAAGACCTGA
- a CDS encoding response regulator transcription factor — translation MFPVPERILVVDDEPSILELVAYNLRRAGFEVLTADNGEDGLRIAREEEIDLVILDVMLPGIDGFEVLRALRRHSELPVLMLTARGEEIDRVVGFEIGADDYVTKPFSPRELTGRVKAILRRARRSAEPQDQDTLVLGPLTINFASYEVLRDGRRVDLTPTEFQILGVLARSPGRVFTRDELVDRVMGPDFYGDVRTVDVHIRHLRAKLEENPSEPRLIETVRGVGYRFAGPRRR, via the coding sequence GTGTTCCCTGTGCCCGAGCGGATTCTCGTCGTCGATGATGAGCCCTCGATCCTCGAACTGGTCGCGTACAACTTGCGCCGGGCGGGCTTCGAAGTGCTGACCGCGGACAACGGCGAGGACGGGCTGCGCATCGCCCGGGAGGAAGAGATCGACCTGGTGATCCTGGACGTGATGCTGCCCGGGATCGACGGATTCGAGGTCCTGCGCGCCCTCCGCCGCCACTCCGAACTGCCGGTGCTGATGCTCACCGCCCGGGGCGAGGAGATCGACCGGGTGGTGGGGTTCGAGATCGGCGCCGACGACTACGTGACCAAGCCGTTCAGCCCCCGGGAGCTGACCGGGCGGGTGAAGGCGATCCTCCGCCGGGCGCGCAGAAGTGCGGAACCCCAGGACCAGGACACGCTGGTCCTCGGGCCGCTCACCATCAACTTCGCAAGCTACGAGGTCCTGCGCGACGGCCGGCGCGTGGACCTCACCCCCACCGAGTTCCAGATCCTGGGCGTCCTTGCCCGGTCCCCGGGCCGGGTGTTCACCCGGGACGAGCTGGTGGACCGGGTGATGGGCCCGGACTTCTACGGCGACGTCCGCACCGTGGACGTGCACATCCGGCACCTCCGGGCCAAGCTGGAGGAAAACCCCTCCGAGCCCAGGCTGATCGAGACGGTGCGGGGCGTCGGCTACCGGTTCGCCGGGCCGAGGCGCAGGTAG
- a CDS encoding phosphate ABC transporter substrate-binding protein: protein MAVLRSRPLAAILLAATLLLAGCGSRPQADPNDPLAGTITASGSTALLPLASLAAEIFMEEHLNVTVNVSGGGSYNGLQQVAVGAVDIGNSDIPATGELADVLVEHRVAIAPFVIIVHPENPVDGLTMEQLAGILRGEITNWQEVGGPDLEIVVVSRQQSSGSRATIVEKVLAGEGDISPQALVQDSNGKVVTTVQYTPGAIGYIDASYHRPSKVKALALDGVAYSPDAVLEGRWPIWTYEYMYTKGEPAGLARAFLEFVLSPEFQEEYVAELGFVPITRETAR from the coding sequence ATGGCTGTGCTTCGCAGTCGCCCGCTGGCGGCCATCCTGCTCGCGGCAACGCTGCTCCTCGCCGGCTGTGGCAGCCGCCCGCAGGCCGATCCCAACGACCCCCTGGCGGGGACCATCACGGCCAGCGGCTCCACCGCCCTCCTGCCGCTCGCCTCGCTGGCGGCTGAGATCTTCATGGAGGAGCACCTCAACGTGACGGTGAACGTCAGCGGCGGCGGCTCGTACAACGGCCTGCAGCAGGTGGCGGTCGGCGCCGTGGACATCGGCAACTCCGACATCCCGGCCACCGGGGAGCTGGCCGACGTGCTGGTGGAGCACCGGGTCGCCATCGCCCCGTTCGTCATCATCGTCCACCCCGAGAACCCCGTGGACGGGCTGACGATGGAGCAGCTGGCCGGGATCCTCCGGGGCGAGATCACCAACTGGCAGGAGGTCGGCGGTCCCGACCTGGAGATCGTGGTCGTCAGCCGGCAGCAGTCGTCGGGTTCGCGGGCGACCATCGTGGAGAAGGTGCTGGCCGGCGAAGGCGACATCTCGCCCCAGGCCCTGGTGCAGGACTCCAACGGCAAGGTGGTGACCACCGTGCAGTATACCCCCGGGGCCATCGGCTACATCGACGCGTCCTATCACCGGCCGTCGAAGGTGAAGGCCCTGGCGCTGGACGGCGTCGCCTACTCCCCGGACGCCGTGCTGGAGGGTCGGTGGCCGATCTGGACCTACGAGTATATGTACACCAAGGGGGAACCTGCCGGGCTTGCGCGCGCGTTCCTGGAGTTCGTGCTGAGCCCCGAGTTCCAGGAGGAGTACGTGGCGGAGCTGGGCTTCGTGCCCATCACCCGGGAGACTGCCCGCTGA
- a CDS encoding MGDG synthase family glycosyltransferase: protein MPTRILLLSADFGSGHLAAATAIAAACRSLSADCEAVVVQCRSPLLGLVGRAYLWQIRHTPDLYRQLYRLPPGRPLRRLVIRVLSGPVRRALQQYNPDVVVGTHPFPAGAALHLLNRSWPKRVPVVMALTDFAPHGFWIWPGVARYFTASEQAARELVRRGADAAAVRATGIPVRMALAADGTGADRTAGPTAGSSSSGVRRVLVIGGGLGLGPIAAAVDALLSLPRPDLRVTVICGRNEALLDQIRRRHGSDARLTALGFTDQVLDHMREADLLVTKPGGITCAEALALGLPMLLLDPLPGPEEENAAYLAGSGAARVVGVKRLAGAADDLLFRRPERLAAMAAAARQAGHPASALAIAAEVLALADAPRAQVAGITPSS from the coding sequence GTGCCTACCCGTATTCTGCTTCTCTCCGCCGACTTCGGCTCCGGCCACCTGGCCGCCGCCACCGCCATCGCCGCGGCCTGCCGCAGCCTGTCGGCTGACTGCGAGGCCGTCGTGGTCCAGTGCCGCAGCCCGCTGCTCGGGCTGGTCGGGCGCGCCTACCTCTGGCAGATCCGGCACACGCCCGATCTCTACCGGCAACTCTATCGGCTGCCGCCCGGACGGCCGCTGCGCCGGCTCGTCATCCGCGTCCTCAGCGGGCCGGTGCGGCGCGCCCTGCAGCAGTACAACCCCGACGTGGTCGTCGGCACCCACCCGTTTCCCGCCGGCGCCGCGCTTCACCTTCTGAACCGATCCTGGCCGAAGCGGGTGCCCGTGGTGATGGCCCTGACCGACTTTGCGCCCCACGGGTTCTGGATCTGGCCCGGCGTGGCGCGCTACTTCACGGCGTCCGAGCAGGCGGCCCGCGAGCTGGTCCGCCGTGGGGCGGACGCCGCCGCCGTGCGGGCGACCGGCATTCCGGTTCGCATGGCGCTGGCCGCGGACGGCACCGGGGCGGACCGCACCGCCGGCCCGACCGCCGGTTCGTCTTCCTCCGGCGTACGTCGGGTTCTTGTCATCGGCGGCGGCCTGGGCCTCGGGCCCATTGCCGCGGCGGTGGACGCCCTCCTGTCGCTGCCGCGCCCGGACCTGCGGGTCACGGTGATCTGCGGGCGGAACGAGGCGCTGCTGGATCAGATCCGCCGGCGCCACGGCAGCGACGCCCGCCTCACGGCCCTCGGCTTCACGGACCAGGTCCTCGACCATATGCGCGAGGCCGACCTCCTGGTCACCAAGCCCGGCGGGATCACCTGCGCCGAGGCACTGGCCCTGGGCCTGCCGATGCTGCTCCTGGACCCCCTCCCCGGCCCCGAGGAGGAGAATGCCGCGTACCTGGCGGGTTCCGGCGCGGCCCGGGTCGTGGGGGTGAAGCGGCTGGCGGGGGCGGCGGACGACCTGCTGTTCCGCCGGCCGGAGCGGCTCGCCGCCATGGCCGCCGCCGCCAGGCAGGCCGGCCATCCCGCCTCGGCCCTGGCCATCGCCGCCGAGGTCCTGGCGCTGGCCGACGCCCCGCGCGCTCAAGTCGCGGGGATAACCCCTTCATCTTAA